The Halomonas sp. THAF5a genome segment GACAACGCCTGCGGCCGCACGCCCCAGCCCAATGCGCCGCTGGTCGACGGCCGCGCCTTCCAGCGCGAGCGGCGCCTGCTGCCCCTGGCCGAGGCCTGCCACGCCCGCGGGTTGCTGGACGACGCGCTGCGCCGGCGCCTCGAGGCCATCGCTTTCGGGCTCGAGGCCTGGCTGCCGGACGCCCCGGCGAGCCTGGTGCACGGCGATCTCTGGTCGGGCAACGTGCTCTTCACCCCACAGGGGCCGGCGATCATCGACCCGGCGGTCTATCGTCACTACCCGGAGGTGGATCTCGCCATGCTGACGCTGTTCGGCGCGCCGGGCGAGGCCTTCTTCGCCGCTTACTGGAACGGCCGCGCCCCGGCCGACTGGCCGCGGCGCGAGGCGCTGTTCCAGCTCTATCCGCTGCTCAACCACCTGCTGCTGTTCGGCGGTAGCTACCGCGGGGCGGTCGAGCGCACGGTGGCGCGGG includes the following:
- a CDS encoding fructosamine kinase family protein, yielding MERTLERLLDAAALVPRGVPTPLGGGDIAQVQRLETDQGAVVVKRDDPARLAGEADGLRALRQADTPLIVPEVLAEGDGWLVMEALDHGQERGRAGNDAARLGDGLRALHADTGDAHGWPNDNACGRTPQPNAPLVDGRAFQRERRLLPLAEACHARGLLDDALRRRLEAIAFGLEAWLPDAPASLVHGDLWSGNVLFTPQGPAIIDPAVYRHYPEVDLAMLTLFGAPGEAFFAAYWNGRAPADWPRREALFQLYPLLNHLLLFGGSYRGAVERTVARVESGTC